One Symphalangus syndactylus isolate Jambi chromosome 10, NHGRI_mSymSyn1-v2.1_pri, whole genome shotgun sequence genomic region harbors:
- the TMT1A gene encoding thiol S-methyltransferase TMT1A isoform X1 — MELTIFILRLAIYILAFPMYLLNFLGLWSWICKKWFPYFLERFTVMYNEQMASKKRELFSNLQEFAGPSGKLSLLEVGCGTGANFKFYPPGCRVTCIDPNPNFEKFLIKSIAENRHLQFERFVIAAGENMHQVADGSVDVVVCTLVLCSVKNQEQILREVCRVLRPGGAFYFMEHVAAERSTWNSFWQQVLDPAWHLLFDGCNLTRESWKALERASFSKLKLQHIQAPLSWELVRPHIYGYAVK; from the exons ATGGAGCTTACCATCTTTATCCTGAGACTGGCCATCTACATCCTGGCATTTCCCATGTACCTGCTGAACTTTCTGGGCTTGTGGAGCTGGATATGCAAAAAATGGTTCCCCTACTTCTTGGAGAGGTTCACTGTGATGTACAACGAACAGATGGCAAGCAAGAAGCGGGAGCTCTTCAGCAACCTGCAGGAGTTTGCGGGCCCCTCCGGGAAGCTCTCCCTGCTGGAGGTGGGCTGTGGCACTGGGGCCAACTTCAAGTTCTACCCACCTGGGTGCAGGGTGACCTGTATTGACCCCAACCCCAACTTTGAGAAGTTTTTGATCAAGAGCATTGCAGAGAACCGACACCTGCAGTTTGAACGCTTTGTGATAGCTGCCGGGGAGAACATGCACCAGGTGGCCGATGGCTCTGTGGACGTGGTGGTCTGCACCCTAGTGCTGTGCTCTGTGAAGAACCAGGAGCAGATTCTCCGCGAGGTGTGCAGAGTGCTGAGACCA ggaGGGGCTTTTTATTTCATGGAGCATGTGGCAGCTGAGCGTTCGACTTGGAATTCCTTCTGGCAACAAGTCCTGGATCCTGCCTGGCACCTTCTGTTTGATGGGTGCAACCTGACCAGAGAGAGCTGGAAGGCCCTGGAGCGGGCCAGCTTCTCTAAGCTGAAGCTGCAGCACATCCAGGCCCCACTGTCCTGGGAGTTGGTGCGCCCTCATATCTATGGATATGCTGTGAAATAG
- the TMT1A gene encoding thiol S-methyltransferase TMT1A isoform X2: MELTIFILRLAIYILAFPMYLLNFLGLWSWICKKWFPYFLERFTVMYNEQMASKKRELFSNLQEFAGPSGKLSLLEVGCGTGANFKFYPPGCRVTCIDPNPNFEKFLIKSIAENRHLQFERFVIAAGENMHQVADGSVDVVVCTLVLCSVKNQEQILREGGAFYFMEHVAAERSTWNSFWQQVLDPAWHLLFDGCNLTRESWKALERASFSKLKLQHIQAPLSWELVRPHIYGYAVK; this comes from the exons ATGGAGCTTACCATCTTTATCCTGAGACTGGCCATCTACATCCTGGCATTTCCCATGTACCTGCTGAACTTTCTGGGCTTGTGGAGCTGGATATGCAAAAAATGGTTCCCCTACTTCTTGGAGAGGTTCACTGTGATGTACAACGAACAGATGGCAAGCAAGAAGCGGGAGCTCTTCAGCAACCTGCAGGAGTTTGCGGGCCCCTCCGGGAAGCTCTCCCTGCTGGAGGTGGGCTGTGGCACTGGGGCCAACTTCAAGTTCTACCCACCTGGGTGCAGGGTGACCTGTATTGACCCCAACCCCAACTTTGAGAAGTTTTTGATCAAGAGCATTGCAGAGAACCGACACCTGCAGTTTGAACGCTTTGTGATAGCTGCCGGGGAGAACATGCACCAGGTGGCCGATGGCTCTGTGGACGTGGTGGTCTGCACCCTAGTGCTGTGCTCTGTGAAGAACCAGGAGCAGATTCTCCGCGAG ggaGGGGCTTTTTATTTCATGGAGCATGTGGCAGCTGAGCGTTCGACTTGGAATTCCTTCTGGCAACAAGTCCTGGATCCTGCCTGGCACCTTCTGTTTGATGGGTGCAACCTGACCAGAGAGAGCTGGAAGGCCCTGGAGCGGGCCAGCTTCTCTAAGCTGAAGCTGCAGCACATCCAGGCCCCACTGTCCTGGGAGTTGGTGCGCCCTCATATCTATGGATATGCTGTGAAATAG